One window of Chlamydia sp. 04-14 genomic DNA carries:
- the hisS gene encoding histidine--tRNA ligase: MKVALPKGVFDIFPYITDAKHIWRHTSLWHRVEDVIHEVCDLYGFSEIRTPVFEKSEVFLHVGEQSDIVKKEMYTFLDKKGRSLTLRPEGTAPIVRSFIDNPMSQRDDNKFYYILPMFRYERQQSGRYRQHHQFGLEAIGVRHPLRDAEVLSLLWHFYSAVGLQHMQIQLNFLGGDITRKRYDQVLREYFLQHLDSLSSLSKERFNTNLLRILDSKEPEDQEIIKSAPPILEYISDADRKYFDEILSALNTLNIPHSINPRLVRGLDYYTDVVFEAITTFGGHSYALGGGGRYDGLIAASGGPATPACGFGVGLERVIQTLLAQGNLTLPSSHKLRLIPVDSEADSFCFVWAQHLRSLGIPTEVDWTHKKLKIALKTADAEKVTFVCPVGERELLSEELTIKNMSLRQEFSGSKQEIEQRLLYEIQNTSL, encoded by the coding sequence GTGAAAGTAGCTTTACCCAAAGGGGTTTTCGATATATTCCCTTATATTACTGATGCAAAACATATATGGAGACATACTTCCTTATGGCATCGGGTGGAAGATGTTATTCATGAAGTATGTGATTTATATGGGTTTTCAGAGATCCGTACACCTGTTTTTGAAAAGTCAGAGGTGTTTTTACATGTCGGAGAACAAAGCGACATTGTAAAAAAAGAAATGTATACTTTTCTGGACAAGAAAGGGCGGTCATTAACATTGCGACCTGAAGGAACTGCCCCGATAGTACGCTCCTTCATAGACAATCCTATGAGTCAACGCGATGACAATAAATTCTATTATATCCTTCCTATGTTCCGTTATGAGCGTCAACAATCGGGAAGATATCGTCAGCACCATCAATTTGGTTTAGAAGCTATAGGAGTGCGACACCCTCTTCGTGATGCAGAAGTTTTAAGTTTGCTTTGGCATTTTTATTCTGCAGTAGGCTTGCAGCATATGCAAATTCAATTGAATTTTTTAGGAGGAGACATCACGCGTAAGCGCTACGATCAGGTTTTACGCGAGTATTTTCTCCAACATTTAGACTCCTTATCTTCTTTAAGCAAGGAAAGATTTAACACAAATCTATTGAGAATATTAGATTCTAAAGAACCAGAGGACCAGGAAATTATAAAATCTGCACCTCCGATTCTTGAATATATTTCTGATGCAGATCGAAAGTATTTCGATGAAATTCTTTCTGCTTTAAATACTTTAAATATTCCTCACTCTATAAATCCAAGATTGGTTCGAGGTTTAGACTACTATACTGATGTAGTCTTTGAAGCGATTACGACATTCGGAGGTCACTCCTATGCTTTAGGAGGAGGCGGGCGCTATGATGGATTGATTGCTGCATCTGGAGGACCAGCCACACCAGCCTGTGGTTTTGGAGTCGGTTTAGAAAGAGTGATTCAAACATTATTAGCTCAAGGAAATCTAACCCTTCCATCTTCCCACAAATTACGTTTGATTCCTGTTGATTCGGAAGCGGATTCTTTTTGTTTTGTTTGGGCTCAACATTTACGTAGTTTAGGAATCCCTACAGAAGTAGATTGGACACATAAGAAATTGAAAATTGCTTTAAAAACAGCAGATGCAGAGAAAGTAACTTTTGTTTGTCCAGTAGGAGAAAGAGAGCTGCTTTCTGAGGAATTGACCATTAAAAATATGTCTTTACGTCAAGAATTCTCTGGTTCGAAGCAAGAGATAGAGCAAAGGTTGCTATATGAAATACAGAACACATCGTTGTAA
- a CDS encoding MFS transporter: MNIWTKFFQPPKHIKELDDPELVKKQYKYWRIRIFYSMFIGYVFYYFTRKSFTFAMPTLMTDLGFDKAQLGIIGSTLYISYGVSKFVSGVMSDQSNPRYFMALGLIITGLTNIFFGMSSSILLFALWWGLNGWFQGWGWPPCARLLTHWYSKSERGTWWSVWSTSHNIGGALIPILTGFAIDCCGWRGAMFIPGVLCIIMGFVLINRLRDTPQSLGLPAIEKHRKEQESRKHEETTADILEEEAEKELSTKEILFTYVLKNKWIWLLSFASFFIYVVRMAVNDWSALFLIETKRYVAVKANFCVSLFEIGGLFGMLIAGWLSDKISKGKRGPMNVVFSLGLLFSILGMWYGRNQDMWWLDGTLLFVIGFFLFGPQMMIGLAAAELSHKKAAGTASGFAGWFAYFGAAFAGYPLGKIAQDWGWRGFFIALLGCALIALVLFLPTWNASERSLQTKK, from the coding sequence ATGAATATTTGGACCAAATTCTTTCAGCCTCCTAAGCACATTAAAGAACTTGATGATCCAGAATTAGTCAAAAAGCAGTACAAGTATTGGAGAATTCGAATCTTCTACAGCATGTTTATAGGGTATGTCTTCTACTATTTCACAAGGAAGAGTTTTACCTTTGCCATGCCTACACTGATGACCGACCTTGGTTTTGACAAAGCACAATTAGGAATCATCGGGAGTACTTTATACATCAGCTATGGCGTCAGTAAATTCGTTAGCGGTGTCATGTCTGATCAATCAAATCCTCGTTATTTCATGGCGTTGGGTTTAATTATCACAGGACTTACAAACATCTTCTTTGGAATGTCCTCTTCAATCTTATTATTTGCTTTGTGGTGGGGACTCAATGGTTGGTTTCAAGGATGGGGCTGGCCTCCATGTGCTCGGCTACTAACTCACTGGTATTCAAAATCTGAAAGAGGCACTTGGTGGAGTGTATGGAGCACATCACATAACATTGGCGGAGCTTTAATTCCTATTCTTACGGGATTTGCTATTGATTGTTGTGGTTGGCGTGGGGCTATGTTTATTCCCGGCGTACTATGTATTATCATGGGATTTGTTTTAATCAATCGTCTTCGTGATACACCACAATCCCTAGGTCTTCCTGCTATTGAAAAACATAGAAAAGAACAAGAATCTAGAAAGCATGAAGAGACAACTGCAGATATTTTAGAAGAGGAAGCTGAAAAAGAATTATCTACTAAAGAAATTCTCTTTACTTATGTTCTGAAGAACAAGTGGATCTGGTTACTATCTTTTGCTTCATTTTTCATTTACGTTGTTCGTATGGCTGTAAATGATTGGAGCGCCTTATTCTTGATTGAAACAAAACGTTACGTTGCTGTTAAAGCGAACTTCTGCGTTTCTCTATTTGAAATCGGTGGGCTGTTCGGCATGTTAATTGCTGGATGGTTATCCGATAAAATCTCGAAGGGCAAGCGCGGCCCGATGAATGTTGTTTTTTCTTTAGGATTATTATTTTCAATTTTAGGCATGTGGTATGGCCGCAATCAAGATATGTGGTGGCTAGACGGCACCCTTCTCTTCGTCATAGGCTTCTTCCTATTTGGTCCTCAAATGATGATTGGTTTAGCAGCTGCAGAATTATCTCATAAGAAAGCTGCAGGAACTGCTAGTGGTTTCGCAGGTTGGTTTGCTTATTTCGGAGCAGCATTTGCGGGTTATCCTTTAGGGAAAATCGCACAAGATTGGGGCTGGAGAGGTTTCTTCATTGCTCTTCTAGGTTGTGCTTTAATTGCTTTGGTTTTATTCCTTCCTACATGGAATGCTTCCGAGAGAAGTTTACAAACTAAAAAGTAA
- the dnaE gene encoding DNA polymerase III subunit alpha, producing MTWIPLHCHSQYSILDATSSIKSFVAKANEYQIPSLALTDHGNLYGAIEFYKECQQNDIKPIIGCEIYVAPTSRFDKKKEKKSRVANHLILLCKNEQGYRNLCLLSSLAFTEGFYYFPRIDRELLTQHCEGLICLSACLSGSVAQAALESEEALEKDLRWYQNLFGDDFYSEIQLHKMSEEKIISLGEEWLKHEYHQFIEAQVKVNEAVLKTSKHLGIRSVATNDIHYIHPNDWLAHEILLNVQLGETIRIAKQNTYIPNPKRKVFRSREYYFKSPEEMAILFADHPETISNTLEVADKCNLKLNLSNKHYPIYVPEFLKEKQTYTEEERYEASSAFLRELCEQGLSTKYTSEQLSHISKKFPDRDPLELVKDRLEMEMSIIIPKGMCDYLLIVWDIIRWAKDNGIPVGPGRGSGAGSVMLFLLGITEIEPIRFDLFFERFINPERLSYPDIDIDICMAGRERVINYATERHGKDNVAQIITFGTMKAKMAVKDVGRTLDVSLSKVNHIAKHIPELNTTLAKALETDPHLNELYTNDSEAAQVIDMAMHLEGSIRNTGVHAAGVIICGDHLTNHIPICISKDSTMITTQFSMKPVESVGMLKVDFLGLKTLTSIHIAIHAIQKKTGKLLEMASLPLDDKTTFALLHQGKTMGIFQMESKGMQELAKNLRPDSFEEIIAIGALYRPGPMDMIPSFINRKHGKEIIEYDHPLMESILKETYGIMVYQEQVMQIAGSLASYSLGEGDVLRRAMGKKDIKQMLQERTKFCERACKNGINADLATTIFDKMEKFASYGFNKSHAAAYGLITYTTAYLKANYPKEWLAALLTCDSDDIEKVGKLIHEAHSMDICILPPDINESGTNFVATDRGIRFAMGAIRGIGKGLVESIIEEREKRGPYQSIQEFIQRSDLKKVTKKHTENLIDAGCFDVFEPDRDIAQATLETLYDTISKEKKEAATGVMTFFSLNTMHREQPITLTPVTNVVRRSKKEILKKEKELLGIYLTEHPMDAVKDILPQLSVVSPGEFENLPHGSVIRTLFIIDKVTTRISSKGQRKFALLRVNDGVDSYELPIWPEMYAEQQELLEEDRLIYAILSIDKRSESLRLSCRWMRDLSLINEDLLQECDDMFDKIKSQMQKMSYLNLETNKDTNQRKTSTMSKTTDNRSQASIVKLSLDLGQLRHSHLCLLKQIIRKYPGSRTLSLVFTKDNERVASISPDVDYFVSEDTSGLQKDLENSQLPVRFIAV from the coding sequence GTGACTTGGATACCTCTTCACTGTCATTCTCAATATTCGATTCTAGATGCTACAAGCTCGATTAAGAGCTTCGTAGCAAAGGCAAACGAATATCAAATTCCTTCTCTAGCATTAACAGATCATGGAAATCTATACGGAGCTATTGAATTCTATAAAGAATGTCAACAAAACGACATTAAGCCTATCATTGGCTGTGAAATTTATGTCGCTCCGACTTCACGTTTTGATAAGAAAAAAGAGAAAAAAAGCCGCGTAGCAAATCATCTCATTCTTTTATGTAAAAATGAACAGGGGTATCGCAATCTCTGCTTATTGTCTTCCTTAGCATTCACTGAAGGCTTTTATTATTTCCCTAGAATAGATAGAGAACTTCTCACTCAACATTGTGAGGGTCTTATTTGTCTATCTGCTTGTCTATCTGGTTCTGTAGCTCAAGCTGCTTTAGAATCTGAAGAAGCTCTTGAAAAAGATCTTCGTTGGTACCAAAACCTATTTGGTGATGATTTTTATAGTGAAATCCAACTTCATAAAATGTCTGAGGAGAAAATTATCTCCTTGGGGGAAGAATGGTTAAAACACGAGTATCATCAATTTATCGAAGCCCAAGTAAAAGTTAATGAGGCCGTATTAAAAACCAGCAAACACTTAGGAATCCGTTCAGTAGCTACTAATGATATTCATTACATCCATCCTAATGACTGGTTGGCGCATGAAATTCTCCTTAATGTACAATTAGGGGAAACCATAAGAATTGCAAAACAGAATACCTATATCCCCAATCCTAAGAGAAAAGTATTTCGTAGTAGAGAGTATTATTTTAAGTCTCCAGAAGAAATGGCAATTTTATTTGCCGATCATCCAGAAACGATCTCCAATACTTTAGAAGTCGCAGATAAATGTAACCTTAAACTGAATCTTTCGAACAAACACTATCCTATTTATGTTCCTGAGTTTCTTAAAGAAAAGCAAACATATACTGAGGAAGAACGCTACGAAGCTTCTTCTGCTTTTCTTCGCGAACTTTGCGAACAAGGGTTATCTACAAAATATACTTCAGAACAGCTTAGCCACATCTCTAAAAAATTTCCTGATAGAGATCCTCTAGAATTAGTTAAAGACCGATTGGAAATGGAAATGTCAATTATCATCCCTAAAGGGATGTGTGACTATCTCCTTATTGTTTGGGATATTATTCGTTGGGCGAAAGATAATGGCATCCCTGTAGGCCCTGGACGTGGTTCTGGAGCTGGATCTGTCATGTTATTCTTATTAGGAATTACAGAAATAGAGCCTATCCGCTTCGATTTGTTCTTTGAAAGATTCATTAATCCTGAGCGTTTATCCTATCCCGATATCGATATCGATATCTGTATGGCAGGACGAGAACGCGTTATCAATTATGCGACAGAACGCCATGGGAAAGATAACGTAGCTCAGATTATTACTTTTGGAACTATGAAAGCCAAAATGGCTGTGAAAGACGTGGGTAGGACTTTAGACGTTTCTCTTTCTAAAGTTAACCATATCGCCAAGCATATTCCTGAACTTAATACTACATTGGCAAAAGCTTTAGAAACAGATCCTCATCTCAATGAGTTGTATACCAATGATTCTGAGGCTGCTCAGGTTATTGATATGGCGATGCACCTAGAAGGGTCTATCCGCAATACGGGGGTACATGCTGCTGGAGTTATTATTTGTGGAGATCATTTAACCAATCACATTCCCATCTGTATTTCTAAAGATTCTACAATGATTACTACACAATTTTCCATGAAGCCTGTGGAAAGTGTGGGAATGCTTAAAGTGGACTTCCTGGGATTAAAAACCTTAACGAGTATCCATATTGCTATTCATGCAATCCAAAAGAAAACTGGAAAGCTATTAGAAATGGCCTCTCTCCCTTTGGATGACAAAACGACATTTGCTCTTTTGCATCAGGGCAAGACAATGGGGATATTCCAAATGGAATCTAAAGGAATGCAGGAGTTAGCAAAAAATCTGCGTCCCGATTCCTTTGAAGAAATCATCGCTATAGGCGCTTTATATCGTCCTGGTCCTATGGACATGATTCCCTCTTTCATTAATCGAAAGCACGGCAAAGAGATCATAGAATACGATCATCCCCTTATGGAATCTATTCTCAAAGAAACCTACGGCATTATGGTTTATCAAGAGCAAGTCATGCAAATTGCCGGATCTCTAGCAAGTTATTCCCTAGGGGAAGGTGACGTCTTACGTCGTGCCATGGGTAAAAAAGATATCAAGCAGATGCTTCAAGAGCGTACAAAGTTTTGTGAACGCGCGTGCAAAAATGGTATCAATGCAGATTTAGCAACAACCATTTTTGATAAAATGGAGAAATTTGCTTCCTACGGTTTTAACAAGTCCCATGCAGCTGCTTATGGATTAATTACCTATACAACTGCCTACCTTAAAGCGAACTATCCTAAAGAATGGTTAGCAGCTCTTCTTACTTGCGACTCTGATGATATTGAGAAAGTAGGGAAACTTATTCACGAAGCACATAGCATGGATATCTGTATCCTTCCCCCCGACATTAATGAATCAGGGACAAATTTTGTTGCTACAGATAGAGGTATTCGTTTTGCTATGGGAGCTATTCGAGGCATAGGCAAGGGCCTCGTGGAAAGCATCATTGAGGAAAGAGAGAAACGCGGGCCATACCAAAGCATTCAAGAGTTTATCCAACGCTCTGATTTGAAAAAGGTTACTAAAAAGCACACTGAAAACTTAATCGATGCCGGATGTTTCGATGTTTTTGAGCCTGATAGAGATATTGCCCAAGCCACTTTAGAAACTCTCTATGACACAATATCTAAAGAAAAGAAAGAAGCTGCTACTGGAGTTATGACATTCTTTTCTTTAAATACTATGCATCGAGAACAGCCTATAACATTAACTCCGGTTACAAATGTTGTTCGTAGATCAAAAAAAGAAATACTTAAGAAAGAGAAAGAGTTATTAGGTATCTATCTTACTGAGCATCCCATGGATGCTGTTAAAGATATTTTACCCCAACTCTCTGTTGTCAGCCCAGGAGAATTTGAAAATCTCCCTCACGGTTCAGTGATTCGGACTCTATTCATTATCGACAAGGTCACAACACGAATTTCTTCAAAAGGGCAAAGAAAATTTGCTTTACTACGTGTTAATGACGGTGTTGATTCTTATGAATTACCTATATGGCCGGAAATGTATGCTGAACAACAGGAACTTTTAGAAGAAGATCGTTTAATTTATGCTATTTTATCTATCGATAAACGTAGTGAATCTTTACGCTTATCTTGCCGGTGGATGAGGGACCTATCTCTTATTAATGAAGATCTCCTTCAAGAATGCGACGATATGTTTGATAAGATCAAAAGTCAGATGCAGAAAATGTCGTATTTAAACTTAGAAACTAATAAAGATACGAATCAGAGGAAAACATCTACTATGTCAAAAACTACTGATAATCGATCTCAAGCTTCTATAGTTAAGTTATCTCTTGATCTTGGGCAATTACGCCATAGTCACCTATGCTTATTAAAACAAATCATACGCAAATATCCCGGATCTCGCACCCTCTCTTTAGTTTTCACAAAGGATAATGAGCGCGTCGCTTCCATCTCTCCCGATGTGGACTATTTCGTTTCTGAAGATACTAGCGGTCTTCAGAAAGACTTGGAAAATTCCCAACTTCCTGTTCGGTTTATTGCTGTTTAA
- a CDS encoding tetratricopeptide repeat protein — protein MKSVLQFVVLLLLLCSGCHARPISFEPFSGKLSPQKFVPKHSPEEYILEGKNYLERQSYRKALLCFGMVTHHFPKDPLYTEALYLTGVCYFKNGQPDLAEKAFAAYMQLPDADYSEELFLMKYSIAKSFAQGKRKRVFLLEGFPKLANADADALRIYDEILTAFPNKDLGAQALYLKGDLLVIKKDFSEAIKTFKKLTLQFAAHALSPKSFVRLSEIYLMQAQKEPHNVQYLNLATINEEAIKKQHPNHPLTHVVSSNVRSMCERYASGLYATGRFYEKKKKLHAASIYYTTAIDNYPESSLVAKCHKRLNRIAKHSS, from the coding sequence ATGAAATCTGTTTTACAGTTTGTTGTTTTATTACTACTTTTGTGTTCTGGATGCCACGCCAGGCCGATTTCTTTTGAACCTTTTTCTGGTAAATTATCTCCTCAAAAGTTTGTGCCTAAACACTCTCCGGAAGAATATATTTTAGAAGGGAAGAACTATTTAGAACGACAAAGCTATCGTAAAGCCCTACTTTGTTTCGGTATGGTTACTCATCATTTTCCAAAAGATCCTTTATATACTGAAGCTTTGTACTTAACTGGAGTATGTTATTTCAAAAATGGTCAACCAGATTTAGCTGAAAAGGCTTTTGCAGCTTATATGCAACTTCCTGATGCTGATTATTCTGAAGAATTGTTTTTGATGAAATATTCTATAGCAAAGAGCTTTGCCCAAGGGAAACGTAAACGTGTATTCCTTTTAGAGGGCTTTCCTAAATTGGCTAATGCTGATGCTGATGCCTTACGTATCTACGATGAAATACTCACTGCCTTCCCTAATAAAGATTTAGGAGCTCAAGCTTTGTATCTTAAAGGCGATTTGCTCGTTATCAAAAAAGATTTTTCTGAAGCTATTAAAACTTTTAAAAAATTAACACTACAATTTGCTGCCCACGCATTGTCGCCAAAATCATTTGTTCGTCTTTCAGAAATTTATCTTATGCAAGCACAAAAAGAGCCTCATAATGTGCAATATTTAAACTTGGCGACGATCAATGAAGAGGCTATCAAAAAACAACATCCCAATCATCCTTTAACCCATGTTGTTTCTTCAAATGTACGCTCTATGTGTGAACGTTATGCTTCAGGGCTCTACGCTACTGGACGTTTTTATGAAAAGAAGAAGAAACTTCATGCAGCGAGTATCTATTATACCACAGCGATTGATAACTACCCTGAGTCATCTTTAGTAGCTAAGTGTCATAAACGACTAAATAGAATAGCAAAACATTCTTCTTAG
- a CDS encoding lipopolysaccharide-assembly family protein, translating to MRTLIFALFFCLSGLGLSSCSGYTILNSSATLSDLGRSMRSEGVYLCPVDKDSLGQLTSALIYELGKRSLPVRNGESCARYLLKVQLLNEVDENTGFTYAPNKIDDKTPRHFIVSSEGRLSISAKVQLIDRHSGKVVVDDCVSRRSVSFDFEPDLGMVNAQQFALGQFEMHNEAIKSAWRVLYAHLAETIVQQVYYDLF from the coding sequence ATGCGTACATTAATTTTTGCCCTGTTTTTTTGTCTGTCTGGGTTGGGACTATCTTCTTGCAGTGGATATACTATCCTAAATTCTTCAGCGACCTTATCAGATTTAGGCCGCTCGATGCGCTCTGAAGGCGTTTATCTTTGTCCTGTTGATAAGGATTCCCTAGGTCAATTGACATCAGCTCTCATCTATGAATTAGGGAAACGTTCTCTTCCTGTCCGTAATGGCGAAAGTTGCGCTCGTTATCTTCTCAAGGTACAACTCCTGAATGAAGTTGACGAGAATACGGGTTTTACGTATGCCCCAAATAAAATTGACGATAAGACTCCGAGACACTTTATTGTCTCTAGTGAGGGGCGTTTATCTATATCTGCGAAAGTACAACTTATTGACAGACACTCGGGGAAAGTCGTAGTCGATGACTGTGTATCAAGAAGATCAGTCTCCTTTGATTTTGAACCTGATTTAGGCATGGTGAATGCTCAACAGTTTGCTCTAGGTCAATTTGAAATGCATAATGAGGCTATTAAGAGCGCTTGGCGTGTGTTATACGCTCATTTAGCTGAGACTATTGTTCAACAGGTATATTATGACCTCTTCTGA
- a CDS encoding ATP-binding protein: MTSSDGEAVFPALLSELHNMLDFVKGTGRLKTFPKEKLLKLELACEELLVNIISYAYQEAASPGKIIICCDGDKEALQVTIKDNGPSFNPLTASIDIQDQLPLDERKLGGLGIFLAKNSVDEFQYERHGDSNIVHLKIHNT; the protein is encoded by the coding sequence ATGACCTCTTCTGATGGAGAAGCAGTCTTTCCGGCACTCCTTAGTGAACTTCACAATATGCTAGACTTTGTTAAAGGAACAGGACGGCTAAAAACATTCCCGAAAGAGAAATTATTAAAGCTAGAACTTGCCTGTGAAGAGCTTCTCGTCAATATTATCTCCTATGCATATCAAGAAGCAGCATCTCCTGGAAAGATAATCATTTGTTGTGACGGGGACAAAGAAGCTTTACAAGTAACTATCAAAGATAATGGCCCTTCTTTCAATCCTTTAACTGCATCTATCGATATTCAAGATCAACTTCCTTTAGATGAGAGAAAGCTTGGTGGATTAGGAATTTTCTTAGCAAAGAACTCTGTGGATGAATTTCAATATGAAAGACACGGAGACTCTAATATTGTACATCTAAAAATTCATAATACTTGA
- a CDS encoding D-alanyl-D-alanine carboxypeptidase family protein, whose product MIRVFFRSGLIGFFAGIFMIPSYADTSFPETRGNAVAIIQSETGKILYAKDIDKRIYPASMTKIATALFILRKHPDILNRFITVKQDAIASITPQAKKQSGYRSPPHWLETDGVTIQLQNKEEVSGWDLFHALLICSANDAANTLAMACSGSVTEFMKQLNSFLKELGCSHTHFNNPHGLHHPNHYTTARDLTSIMREGLKEPLFRQVIRTTSYKMAATNLSQERVLNLTNKLILPGSTYYYPPTLGGKTGTTKDAGKNLIFAAKKHGRSIITIAAGYPAMGDLYEDVIALCEGIFNEPALRRYLILPTEKYALRLGLLGKISIPLPNGVYYDFYASEGEEPRTISFVPHATKLPIQKGDLIGHWVFRNLSGEKVRAEPLYAPDTIHPSIIQKICLHAKRIVTSYRTYIILTLALLYYRKTRVHRRKTSRYYL is encoded by the coding sequence ATGATAAGAGTTTTTTTTAGATCTGGACTGATTGGTTTTTTTGCGGGTATCTTTATGATTCCTTCGTATGCGGATACATCTTTCCCCGAAACACGGGGGAATGCCGTAGCCATCATTCAATCTGAAACTGGCAAGATACTTTATGCTAAGGACATAGACAAAAGAATTTATCCTGCAAGCATGACAAAAATTGCCACAGCGCTATTCATCTTAAGAAAACATCCCGATATTTTGAATCGCTTCATCACTGTAAAACAAGATGCTATCGCTTCGATTACCCCTCAGGCTAAAAAACAATCGGGCTATCGCAGCCCTCCACATTGGCTAGAAACCGATGGTGTAACAATACAACTGCAAAATAAAGAGGAAGTCTCAGGATGGGATCTATTTCATGCGTTACTGATCTGTTCGGCTAACGATGCTGCTAACACCCTCGCAATGGCTTGCTCAGGATCTGTAACCGAATTTATGAAGCAACTGAATAGCTTCTTAAAAGAGTTAGGTTGCTCTCATACGCATTTTAATAATCCTCACGGCTTACATCACCCTAATCACTACACAACAGCTCGGGATTTAACCTCTATTATGCGTGAGGGTCTAAAAGAACCTTTATTTCGTCAGGTTATTCGCACTACCAGTTATAAAATGGCTGCAACAAATTTGAGCCAGGAGAGAGTCTTAAATCTTACAAATAAACTCATTCTTCCTGGATCTACCTACTATTATCCTCCCACTTTAGGGGGAAAAACAGGAACAACAAAAGATGCAGGGAAAAATCTTATCTTTGCAGCGAAAAAACACGGACGCTCTATTATCACTATAGCCGCCGGCTATCCTGCCATGGGGGATCTCTATGAAGATGTCATAGCTTTATGTGAAGGGATTTTCAATGAACCTGCTTTACGAAGGTATCTCATTCTCCCAACAGAAAAATATGCCTTACGTTTAGGACTTTTAGGGAAAATTTCTATTCCTTTACCTAATGGTGTCTATTATGATTTCTATGCCTCTGAGGGAGAAGAACCTCGAACAATCTCTTTTGTTCCTCATGCAACAAAGCTTCCTATTCAAAAGGGAGATCTTATTGGTCATTGGGTATTTCGTAATCTCTCTGGGGAAAAAGTTCGTGCTGAACCCCTTTATGCACCGGATACGATTCATCCTTCTATTATCCAAAAAATTTGTTTGCATGCTAAGCGTATAGTCACTTCGTACAGAACGTATATCATTTTAACTTTAGCACTTCTCTATTATAGGAAAACACGCGTGCATCGCAGAAAAACATCTCGGTATTACCTATGA
- a CDS encoding RsmB/NOP family class I SAM-dependent RNA methyltransferase, with protein sequence MVPFRLHHLYTLLNELYTTPIGEVNRVALYFKQHRSLGSKDRQWMSTRIFAILRHRRLLEALIQQDNQEVTPETLVAKVEEGALDDIEKYQDLPWPVRYSVSDDLADCLIEDYGQERAKELSAIFLQEAPCAIRVNTRRTSVEDLQKRLEYPSELGSVPGSLRFDKRYPLQHSAAFHRGLFEVQDESSQKITLDIPISKKDRILDFCAGAGGKSLIFAERAHHVVLHDSRKDVLEEAKQRLRRAGVRNFSIGEQHLRRNSFSIVVVDAPCTGTGVFRRQPEKKSQFSKKLLTTFSRVQRKILREAMNYVKPGGKLIYITCSLLSEENEKQVAFMKSLGWEEEHHMHTALSAESGDGFFAAHFVRKSNKASE encoded by the coding sequence ATGGTTCCTTTTCGTCTACATCATCTATATACATTACTTAATGAGCTTTACACCACACCTATTGGTGAGGTAAATCGTGTAGCTCTCTATTTTAAACAGCATCGTTCTTTAGGCTCTAAGGATCGTCAATGGATGAGTACGCGTATTTTTGCTATCCTTCGTCATCGACGGTTATTAGAGGCTCTTATCCAACAAGATAATCAGGAAGTTACCCCCGAGACTTTAGTAGCTAAAGTTGAAGAAGGAGCTTTGGACGATATTGAGAAATATCAGGATCTTCCTTGGCCTGTACGTTATTCTGTATCTGATGATCTTGCTGATTGCCTAATTGAAGATTATGGTCAAGAACGAGCCAAGGAACTCTCCGCGATTTTTCTTCAGGAAGCTCCTTGTGCTATTCGTGTGAATACACGACGAACTTCTGTAGAAGATCTTCAAAAGCGTTTAGAATACCCCAGTGAGCTAGGATCTGTCCCAGGTTCTCTACGTTTTGATAAGCGTTATCCTCTGCAACACAGCGCAGCTTTTCATCGTGGCCTATTTGAAGTTCAAGATGAATCATCTCAAAAAATTACTTTAGACATTCCTATAAGTAAAAAAGATCGTATTCTAGATTTTTGTGCAGGAGCTGGCGGGAAAAGTCTGATTTTTGCCGAGAGAGCGCATCACGTTGTTTTACATGATAGCCGTAAGGACGTTTTGGAAGAGGCAAAACAACGTTTGCGTAGGGCGGGAGTAAGGAACTTCTCTATAGGAGAGCAACATCTAAGGAGAAATAGCTTTTCTATCGTTGTTGTTGACGCTCCTTGTACAGGAACAGGAGTGTTTCGACGGCAGCCTGAAAAGAAAAGTCAATTTTCTAAAAAACTTCTCACTACATTCTCAAGGGTACAAAGAAAGATTCTTAGAGAAGCTATGAATTACGTAAAACCTGGCGGGAAGCTCATCTACATTACCTGCTCTCTACTTTCAGAAGAAAATGAAAAGCAAGTTGCTTTCATGAAATCTTTAGGATGGGAAGAAGAACATCATATGCACACTGCATTATCAGCAGAGAGTGGAGACGGTTTTTTTGCTGCCCACTTTGTTCGCAAAAGCAATAAGGCTTCTGAATAG